The genomic window CAAAAAAGCCAAAAACCGGCGGTACAAAAATCGAGTTCGTGAGCGCTCCGTCTCACACAATCACACCGTTTCTCATGTTCAACGCGAATACCGAAGAAGCCGCGAAATTCTATGTTTCGATCTTTAAGAAATCCAAAATCATCCAGGCGAGTCCGATGCGCGCGGAATTCATCCTGAACGGCCAAAAATTTTACGCTTACAATGGAGGGCCTGAATTTCAGTTCAATTGGGGTGTCTCCTTCATGATCAGCCTAGAGACGCAAAAAGAAGTCGATTATTATTGGAACGCACTTCTCGCAGACGGAGGTAAAGAAAGTATGTGCGGTTGGCTTCAAGACAAATACGGCTTATGGTGGCAAGTGACTCCAAAAATTCTCATCCAACTCATTTCTCATAAAGATCCGTCGAAGGCGGAACGAGCTATGCAAGCGATGTTGAAAATGCAGAAAATTGATATAGCGGCGCTCCAGCTTGCAGTTCGTTAATGCGACTTCAGTTTCTTGCCCCGAACAAACGTTTTCCAATAAAGAATCTGCAAACAAATTCAGGTTCTTCGAAGAATTGGACGGAAGTTCATTCTTAAGAAACGAATCAAGTGCCTTGAAACGATATGCGAAGGATTTCTTCATCTTTGAGTTAAGAAATCCTTGCATTGAAACGATTTAAGAATGAAAGAGAATCGTTTCGGAATGAATCAACAAAAGAACCAAGACTCTCCTCTTTTGTTTTTCTCGGTATCGGTTGACTTTCCTTCCCGCCTACTTTATACTTGGCCAGTCAAAAAAATAAGAACGAGTGAAGGAATAGGAGTTCAAAAGATGAATCAAAAGATTCTATGGACCATGGCAATTTGTCTTGTTTTCACTTCCGGTGCATGCAAGAATAACGACGATAAGGATGAAGATAAGAAAATCTTAGGTTTGGTTGTAGCAAACTTTCTCTACAACCCTTACGAAAAGATCACACCGACTGCGGGAACGATTACGGTTTCCGGCGCCAGTTATACGAACCGAGCCTTCAATCCTTCTTGCACGGGAGCCGAAGGAAACACAACGTTCTCTTTATATAGAAAAAAAGTAATGGCCTCGAATAAGAAGCTCCTCATCAACTTTATGGGTGGAGGGGCATGTTGGAGCGGATACAATTGTTTCGGTACCAATACCACGACTTACTTCAATTCTCTCAATGCGGTACCGGATCTCTTCGTAAAGGTTGCATTCCAGGGAGTGATGAACTCCGGAAACGCGTCCAATCCCTTCAAAGATTACGACGTCGTTTTCATCCCGTATTGTACGGGAGATTTGCATTTCGGCTCTAAAGATATGACTTACACGAATCCGAATAACGGCACCGCTACGGTGGTCAAACACCGGGGATACGATAACGTCCTAGCTACGTTAAAATTTATTCAGACCGAATATCCAGGAGTGGAGAATGTCTTCGTGACCGGTCAGAGCGCGGGAGGATACGGTGCGCTCCTAAATTACCCGATCGTAAGAGAAACGGTAAGAGGTCTCAACGCATCAGTAAAAGTGAATATGCTCGCCGACGCATCCAACGGAATCGTCCCCGCGGGATTCTTCGCAAACCTAAGCACACAATGGGGAGCCGATCCGAATATCCCGACATGGGTAACAGGAATCGCGGCGAATTATCTCACGGCGGGAGGTCCATCCATCCAGGATTTTTTCACGAAAGTTTCCACGTTCTATGCGACGGACAAGACAGGACAGTATGCGGCCTTGTTTGACGGGAATCAGAGGTTCTTCTATAAGGTGATGAACATCATCAACGCGGCGCCGACCTACTCGGATGCAAAGACGACGGATCCATATGATTCTTCCAAAACCTACTCGGCGTTATTCGGAGATTCGGACGGAAGTTCGGTTCCGGACGGAACTCCGGCTTCGACGGATGGAGCGACCTGCGGTTGGTCACAACAAGCAGTCACATCGATGAACGGTATCTCCGGAGGTGCGACCAACTATTCCTACTATATCGCTCCCGGTGACGTTCATACGATCACGACTTCGGAAGACATGTATGGAGTGAGCGCGGGAGGAACCAATTTTGTAACCTGGCTTACTACCCTTGCCTCAGGAATCAAACCTGGAAATGCGAAATGTTCGAATAACGGAGGCAATTGTGTAAACTCCAACTTCAACAAAAGTAGAATCAATGTCGCACTCGGAGTGGCGACTTCGGATCAATCCTACGGAAACGCAAAAGATCTCCTTACAACTTGTGGAACGATCACTGGTCTCTAAATAAAAAAATCCGCGCGAATCGAAGAGATCGGCGCGGATTTCTTTTTTCAATTTCGAAAAACGAAAAATCAGTTCAGCGCTACCGTTAGACGAGCGGCATTGGTGGAAATGGAAGCCCTCACGCCCTGACAGGAATAGGGAGACGAGGAAGCGATTCCGTTCACGGTAATCGTATATTGACTGTTAGCCGAAGCGTTGATGTCTAAAGTTGCGCCGGTTGCGGAACTTGTAAGAATCAAAGTGTTTCCCGGATCTTTTACGGTGATCGAAAAATCAGAGAAGTTCGAGTTACACTTACTGGAACTGTGAGTTTGAGATCCGTTGAAAGCTGTAAGTTTAAAACTTCCCGCTTGTGCGAATGTCAAAGTGGGAGTTCCGTTTTGATCGGCACAAATGGCAATACTTTGACCGACCGGAACGTTGATGTTCGTCGGGCTCAAACTAAAACGGGTTGCGCCGTTACAAGGATTGAGGAGAATGCTGGCAAAGATGAGATTCTGAAAAAGTTCGTCGGATTTTTCTTCCTCCGTCTGTTTCGGCGAGAAGGATCAAAAGACTCAAGAATAAATTTCTAAAAATTTTAAGAATCCCGAACGAACCTCCTTGAAACGAATTGAATGATTTACCGGATGAATTTCCTTCATTTCTATTTTCCAAAAAGTATGTTTAACATCTGTTATTTTGAACCGGACTAAGTTCGGTCAGAACCCGCAAAGAAAAATTCGAATTTCAGAAAGAAAGAAAACCAAAATTAAGGATTTGGAATATGAATTAGGGCGGCGGACGGGCTCTCCGCTTCAGTCAATTTATTGAACGTCGACCAAAAAAAGGAAAATCGTATGATATGCAATAAATTGACTCCGCATCGATCCCTGCCGCAGGTCTTTTTAGATGGAATCTATACTAGTTTAAGAGAATTAATACCCGCACTCAGAAGCCGCCTTACACGATGAAAGTGTATTGTAGCAAAATGTTGAATTCGTACAACTGAATGGGAGACTTGGATTCCCGCATCCACCGCCAGCACCTACATTGCTACAGGTGAGCGATCCTGCCGCGAAAATATTAACAGTTGTTGACCCCGTGATCGTATAAGGGGTTGAATTATTTGGTGTAATCGTAACGGCATAATTAACCGTAAACGCACCCTGCGCAGTAGGGGTACCAACGATTGAGCCGCTAAAGGAATCAGACCGAGCTGAAAAAGTTAAACCAGCTGGCAGTGCGGAGGTTGCCGTGAAATTGCTAAACTTGCAATTCTTATTAGCAGTGATTGTGGAATCGTTAGTTAATCCAGGAGCTGTATAATAAATTCTCGAAGAATTTATCGCGGTTCCAACCTGCCCATTTAACGAGGCAGAAACCAGAGAAATATTTGCCGGACATTGTTGTGCGATTTGAGACTGATACAATTCGAGTAATTGAATTAATATAGGAGTAGTATCATCTTCTTTTTTCTTTCCATCATCACAAGAGCCGAGAGCCAAAGATAAAAGTAAAAACAATAGAAAAGTTTTTTTCACCGTAAGATCCTTATTTGAAATCGTATTATTTATCATTTCTATTCCTTTGCACCGGAAAGACGGTCTTCCAAAGATGAAAAAAAGTAGAAATTATTTTTTATAAAGGAAATCGTCTAACGGATCCAATGTGATAACCGTTCAAAAAAGGAACAGGAGTCTAAAATCCATTTGAAGGATCGAAATAAGAATTGTAAGAACGCAGGAAAAGTTCAATCTGAAGAAAGGACGTAAGCTTGAAACTTAAAATAGATTCTATATCGATCCCTGCCGCGTCGAAAAAAGATTAGATATCTTTGATAATCACGTCCATCAAACGGATAAAAATTTTACGGATATCGTCTCTCGCTTCTTCGGAAGGAAGAACCTTGTGATTCCAGATTTTAAGTCCGAAACGGATGAAAAAATTATCCAAAAATTCGGATTCGACGTGGGTTTTCAGAAGGGTTTTTCCCGAATCCCGATTCCAGGAAAGAGCGACTTTGGTTCCCTTATCTCCGTTCGCGTGAACGAGGGTTTCCGTAAATTCGTGGATAATCGATTCCAAGTTTCCGGGAATGACTAAATTGATCGCCCAGGCAGGAATCACGTAAGAAAAACCGCCCGAAACTTCGAACTTTTCGATCTTCGTGATTTTAAAGGAAAGGGAAGCGCTATCGGGATGATTTACTAAAAGACCCGAAAGAAGAATCTCAGGATTTTCGAGTAAAAGTCCGTAGAGATTCGCTTCCAGGGAAACCCGAACCAGAAACGGAAAATGGTTCAAAGACGAGATCGAAAAGGAATCGTCAGGAAATAAATTTCCTTTCGAATCATACGGAAGAATCTTTCCGTGTTTCGTGATAAATTTAAACGATACATCCGGTGTTTTCGAATTGAGACGAATTTCTGCCAAGGATTTTCCTTTCGGATTCTCCAATTTGATGTTTACCCAGCCCAGATATTTAATGGAATCGAGATAATCGCCTAACTCCTCATAATCGTCCGAAACATTTCTCGAGACGAAGCCCTTAAAATGAAACTTCGTGATCGAACCTTCCCCGCTTGTTTTGTCTTCGCTCAAAACCAAAAGCGATTCCAAACCGAAATAGTAGTTTAAGAATTTCGCCAGATCCGGAAAGGATTTGGACAAGTCGTTTAACACTTTTCGAGCTTCCGGATGATTCACTTTTTTGAATATAAGAGTCGCCGGTGCATCGATCTGTTTCACATTCTGGGGATCCAAAAACTTGAGTGAGGATTCCATCGCCATCAAGGCGTGTTTATGCGTAAAAGGACCTAAGTGAGTCATCAGATCCAAGTTACCGGAATAGGAAGTCCCGCTATAAAGCGGTTTCGGATTGTGTCTCAAATCGAATTCTGCGCTAAAATCTCCGAAGGAAGGAACCGAAATCGTTTTCATCCTTTTATCCTCAAGGCTTACCTTATAACCTTCCGGCGAAAATTTTCCCTTATAACTTACCCAATGAGTGCCGTCCTCTTCCTTCTGAAGAAATTCCGAATTATAGAGTTTCTTCAACTCGAACTTCTCCAAAGACGCCTCGATATAATTATGAAATTCTAATGCTCTTCCGTCATACTGAACCTTCTTAGCGACTCCTCTTAAAAACCCGAGAAACTGTTTTGAAATTTCTCTTCCATCCGGCCCGATCGAATGTGGAATATCCTTCAAGGAGAATGCACCTAAGACGGGCAATACGAGAAGGACGGAAATAAGAGCCGAACCGGGAAGAGCGAGTTTCCGAATCAGAGTTTTCACAAAATCACCTTTAGATAACGAATGATATATATTAAGAAAGAATTCTCCTTACCCTAAATCCCAATTCTTAAAAAGCAAGATTTTTATAGCGATCGCTACAGAAATGAACCATTCCCCTTACTTCCAGCAAAATAGGAGTTCCCACTTTCCTCGCAAAGAATTCACGATAAACAGACTCTCGCGGTTCGAAACAATCCTAAAGGGAAAAAGGATGTGAATATCAGAAGAAATTCTCCTTTTTATTTGACTTTTATTTGTTATACTAGATTTATTATCCGTTATAACGAATTTAATTCTTCGGAGGACAAAAACAATGTCTGGATTAGTACAAGAAGTGGAATCTGCAAATGCACAGTATTCCAAGGATTTTGGTGAAAAAGGAAACTTGGCGCTTCCACCGGCGAGAAGATTTGCCATTCTCACTTGTATGGATGCCCGTTTGGATCCGGCAAAATACGCCGGCCTCTCCGAGGGTGACGCTCACGTAATTCGAAACGCCGGCGGAAGGGATCCGACGACGCAATTCGCTCCCTTGTGATTTCCTACAAACTGTTGGGAACGAAAGAATGGTTCGTGATCCATCATACGAATTGCGGAATGGCTCTTTTCACGGACGTCATCATTCGTAATCTTCTCTCCAATAGCCTGGAAACCGCTCAACTTACGGACGCAGGATGGAAAGACGTGGGGAAAGGTCCCGGTTCCAAGGAAGCGGAATTTGTAGACTGGCTTACGTTTCCCGACGAATTCTCAAGCGTAATCGACGACGTAAAACGGATTCGAAATCATCCTCTGGTTCCTCAGGACATTCCAATCTACGGATACGTCTACGACGTCAAGACCGGAAAGCTGATTCCGGTAAAGGAAGCAATCGAAATCGGAAAGGTTGCCGCCTAACGCGGTATTGACGGAAACCCGACCCATTTTTAAAATTCGAATTCTCAAAATTTAAGAATGGGTCGGACTGATTGTTTTTTTATTAAACCGAACTCGATTACGCGACGAAGAAACGATCCTTAACTCGGTTCAATGATAAATCGGATCGGATTCCCTTTTCTTTCATCCAAAGCCTCCAGACATTCATTCAAATCCTCTAATGGATGATGGGAAGTGATGGAATGTGTCAGATTGATCTTTCCTTTCAAATATAAATCGATCAACTCCGGGATCGCTCTTCTGTCCGAACCGTAGGATCCGGAAACCGATATCATCTTTTCGATGAGTATAAACGGGATTTGAAATTTTAACGGTTGTCTTCCGATTCCAACGAGTACGATTCTTCCACCGGGATTCATCGCCCGCAACGATTCTTCGACATTGGACATATAACCGGAAAAGTCCGCGAGAAGATCCACTCCCTGACTCACTTCTTTCAATGCCTTTCCCGGATTTCTCACTTCTTTGAGATTGATCACTTCGTCCGCGCCGTATTTCGCGGCGTTCTCGAGCGGTCCTTTGTCGACGTCGAGCGCGATCACTTTTCCATTCGTAAGTGCCCTTGCCACAGCGACCGCGTGAATTCCCAAACCGCCGCATCCGAAAATGGCAACCGTATCTCCGTCTACGATATTCCCCCGATATCGAATCGCGTGATAGGGAGTGGAGACAGCATCCGCAAGAATCGCGCCTTGATCGAAGGGAATCGCATCCGGCAACGCATAAAGATAACGCTCCTCGACTACGTTGTATTCGGCGAAACTTCCATCCCGGTCAAAGCCGAATACCCCCAATTCTTTACAAAGATTTTCATGTCCCGCTTTGCAATAAGCGCAAACACCGCAGGAAGTTCCTGCCGCGATCACAACTCGGTCTCCTTTTTTAAAGCGACTTACATTCTCACCCACTTCTTCGATCACTCCGGAGGATTCATGACCCGGAACTCTCGGAAAGTGTTTGCACTTAAGCGTTCCATGCACGACGAGATGAACGTCGGAGCCGCAGATTCCGCACGCTTTGATTTTTACTTTTACTTGCCCCGGCCCCACGCTCGGGACCACGATGTCTCGGATCTCTAAGTTTCGTTTTCCGGATTCTAAGATTGCGGCTTTCATAAAAAATTCTCCCTTGATAAAACGCAACGTAGATTAAGATCCCAAATCTCTCAGTCAAGGTGAATTGAAAAAGAATGAAAATTCTAATCCAAACGAAATCGAAGCCGTAGAAACGAACGTTTAGGAACTCTGAAATTTTCGGGCTTTTCTCACTTGAATCCATACCCTCGAATTTTTTCATGGAAGAAGAACGTTTTCTTTGTTCGTGGACTACGAAGGTAAGAATCTAAACTTCTTCCGGAGGAAAATAATGAAACCTGAGACAATCTACCGGGAGATCAAAGCCAGTCAGAACGGTCAAGACTGGCATCATAAAAACTGTTTTGGTTGTGGTCCGGATAATCCGAAAGGAATCCACGCGAGTTTTCCCTTTCACGAAGAAAGTGGAGAAGTTCGATTCCCGTTTAAGATAGAAAAATCGTTCGAAGGCGCGCCCGGTTACGCTCATGGTGGAGTTCTCGCGACTCTTCTGGACGAAGCGCAAGGAGTTCTCTGCTTTCATCTCGGGCATTTCGTTATGACCGATCAATTGTATATGCGTTATCACAAAGCGGTTCCTCTTCAGGAAGAAGTCGAAGTCCGTTGTTGGGTGACGATGGTTCGAAGAAGAAGACTTTATACGAAAGCGAGCATTCATCTTTCCAAAACGGGGGAACTTTTAGTTTCTTCCAAAGCTCGTTGGTACGATATGTCCGAAAGAACGATGCGTAGAATGTTCCAAGGAACCGCCTTCCCCATCGACGTTCTTCTTCAGGTTTTGGAAGTGAACCAGAAGCGAGGGAAAGAAATCCGGAAGCGCCTGAAACGTCAAAAAGCAAACGCCGAACTCAAAGAATCGTAAAAACAAAACTCTCTCTTTGTTTTCAAGCCTTCTCCACAACGAAACGGTTCGATTCTTTTCGACTCCGATTTCGATCGAAAATTCTAGTTAAATCCTGGGAATCTACGTTCCTCTCAAGATTTATTCCCGGATCGACCCCTGCCCATCGAGTCCAAAGAGAAATAGTTTATTCATTTTATAGAATATTATTAGTATAGAATATTCTATAAACATAATTTTTTGAAATCAAGATTCCGAGACGAGGAATTTGAGACCGAGCACGGAAAGAATCAATGTGGATAGAAAAAAACCTCTCCAGAAGTCCAAAGGTTCCCCGTGAAGAATAACCCCGACGATCACCGTTCCTACCGCGCCCAATCCTGTCCACACCGCGTAGCCGGTTCCCATAGGAATCGTTTGAATCGCTTTGTTTAAGAATACGAGACTCAAGACCGCCGAAATTCCGAAACCGACGGTCCAAATAGGCTTTGAAAAATTCTCGGAAAGTTTCAGACAAGTAGTAAAACCGATTTCAAAAGCGGAAGCGACGATGAGATAGATCCAGGCCATAAATCCAATGTTTAAAAGAAGGCCTCGCTTACAAGTTCATTGTTGATTGAACCGTTTCTAAAGGGAAAAGGACATTTCAAAAAAATAACTGCTCTTAACAAATTGTAACTTTTTTGAATACAACCTGACCTAAAAAAGTCTAACTAAGATAATCGGAACTGATTTCCGAAAATAAAAGGAGAAAGTCATTGATAGAATTATATACGGCGTCGACCCCCAATGGAAGAAAAGCTTCCATCATGTTAGAAGAATTAGGAATTCCTTATACAGTTCACCCGATCGATTTCGGCAAACTGGAACAGAAGGAAGAATGGTTTTTAAAGATCAATCCGAACGGAAGAATCCCGGCGATCATCGATAAAGACAACGGGGACTTTCCTGTTTTTGAATCCGGTGCAATTCTTCTCTACTTGGCTGAAAAGACGGGAAAACTCTTACCAAAAGATCCGAAGGAAAGAAGCGTCGCGATCCAGTGGTTGATGTTTCAAATGGGCGGTGTCGGCCCGATGCAAGGTCAGGCCGGAGTATTCTTAAAATACGCTCCCGAAAAAATTCCTTTTGCGATCGCGAGATATCAAAATGAAACCAAACGTCTTTATTCCGTTCTAGATCGCAGATTAGGCGAGGCGAAATATCTCGGAGGAAACGAACTTTCCATCGCGGACATTGCGACCTGGCCATGGGTAAACGTTCACGACTGGGTTGAAATTTCTTTGGATGACTTTCCGAATCTAAAACGCTGGGATGAGGAATTGGCGAAACGTCCCGCTTTTATTAAAGGAAAAGATATTCCGAATAAAGTGGAATACAAAAAAGACGAGGAAGAACTCAAAAAGAAAGGCCAAGCTATATTAGGAAAATAGAATTCTACTCAGAATCGGAACGTTGGTTCGAAATCGGCAATTCCACAAAAAAAGTGGTCCCGTGCTTTGAAGTTTCAAAGGAGATCTTCCCGTTATGATCTTCTATGATTCTTCTACAAATATCCAGACCGAGTCCGGTTCCCGCGCCTGAAGGTTTTGTGGTAAAAAAAGGTTCGAAGATACGATCACGAATCGTGTCTTCGATTCCTCCTCCGCTATCCGAAATCGATACAACCCAAGTCTTCGGCGTTTCTTTACAAGATATCTTCAGTTTCCCTTTGTAATTCATCGCATAAAGCGCGTTACCGATGATGTTCGTCCAAACCTGGGTCAGGGCTTCGGCGTTTCCCCATACCATGGAAATTTCAGGCATATCCCTTTCTACTTCCACCTCCGTCTTGTATTTGGAATAATAAAGAGTAAGAACCGTTTCCAGTTGTTTTCGAATGTCTACGAAAGTCATCACAGTTCCGGAACGATCCTTATACGCATATTCCTTCAACGCCTGAATCACTAGGGAAGCTTTTTCGGCGGCTTTTTCGATCGTAAAACTCGCCCGCGCAAGACTCGAAAGTGAAAGCGCATTCTGAGCGATCAAAAGTAGTTTGTCTTCTTTGTTTATATTTTTCGAAATTTCCGCTACGTCTTCGGGACTCAAACCCAAGTCCGTAAGAATATCCGCAATACGCAACACCTCCCCG from Leptospira stimsonii includes these protein-coding regions:
- a CDS encoding VOC family protein, with the protein product MATAKKKTSSKKPKTGGTKIEFVSAPSHTITPFLMFNANTEEAAKFYVSIFKKSKIIQASPMRAEFILNGQKFYAYNGGPEFQFNWGVSFMISLETQKEVDYYWNALLADGGKESMCGWLQDKYGLWWQVTPKILIQLISHKDPSKAERAMQAMLKMQKIDIAALQLAVR
- a CDS encoding pectin acetylesterase-family hydrolase → MNQKILWTMAICLVFTSGACKNNDDKDEDKKILGLVVANFLYNPYEKITPTAGTITVSGASYTNRAFNPSCTGAEGNTTFSLYRKKVMASNKKLLINFMGGGACWSGYNCFGTNTTTYFNSLNAVPDLFVKVAFQGVMNSGNASNPFKDYDVVFIPYCTGDLHFGSKDMTYTNPNNGTATVVKHRGYDNVLATLKFIQTEYPGVENVFVTGQSAGGYGALLNYPIVRETVRGLNASVKVNMLADASNGIVPAGFFANLSTQWGADPNIPTWVTGIAANYLTAGGPSIQDFFTKVSTFYATDKTGQYAALFDGNQRFFYKVMNIINAAPTYSDAKTTDPYDSSKTYSALFGDSDGSSVPDGTPASTDGATCGWSQQAVTSMNGISGGATNYSYYIAPGDVHTITTSEDMYGVSAGGTNFVTWLTTLASGIKPGNAKCSNNGGNCVNSNFNKSRINVALGVATSDQSYGNAKDLLTTCGTITGL
- a CDS encoding putative Ig domain-containing protein, whose amino-acid sequence is MINNTISNKDLTVKKTFLLFLLLSLALGSCDDGKKKEDDTTPILIQLLELYQSQIAQQCPANISLVSASLNGQVGTAINSSRIYYTAPGLTNDSTITANKNCKFSNFTATSALPAGLTFSARSDSFSGSIVGTPTAQGAFTVNYAVTITPNNSTPYTITGSTTVNIFAAGSLTCSNVGAGGGCGNPSLPFSCTNSTFCYNTLSSCKAASECGY
- a CDS encoding zinc-binding dehydrogenase gives rise to the protein MKAAILESGKRNLEIRDIVVPSVGPGQVKVKIKACGICGSDVHLVVHGTLKCKHFPRVPGHESSGVIEEVGENVSRFKKGDRVVIAAGTSCGVCAYCKAGHENLCKELGVFGFDRDGSFAEYNVVEERYLYALPDAIPFDQGAILADAVSTPYHAIRYRGNIVDGDTVAIFGCGGLGIHAVAVARALTNGKVIALDVDKGPLENAAKYGADEVINLKEVRNPGKALKEVSQGVDLLADFSGYMSNVEESLRAMNPGGRIVLVGIGRQPLKFQIPFILIEKMISVSGSYGSDRRAIPELIDLYLKGKINLTHSITSHHPLEDLNECLEALDERKGNPIRFIIEPS
- a CDS encoding PaaI family thioesterase — protein: MKPETIYREIKASQNGQDWHHKNCFGCGPDNPKGIHASFPFHEESGEVRFPFKIEKSFEGAPGYAHGGVLATLLDEAQGVLCFHLGHFVMTDQLYMRYHKAVPLQEEVEVRCWVTMVRRRRLYTKASIHLSKTGELLVSSKARWYDMSERTMRRMFQGTAFPIDVLLQVLEVNQKRGKEIRKRLKRQKANAELKES
- a CDS encoding DMT family transporter, producing the protein MAWIYLIVASAFEIGFTTCLKLSENFSKPIWTVGFGISAVLSLVFLNKAIQTIPMGTGYAVWTGLGAVGTVIVGVILHGEPLDFWRGFFLSTLILSVLGLKFLVSES
- a CDS encoding glutathione S-transferase family protein, whose protein sequence is MIELYTASTPNGRKASIMLEELGIPYTVHPIDFGKLEQKEEWFLKINPNGRIPAIIDKDNGDFPVFESGAILLYLAEKTGKLLPKDPKERSVAIQWLMFQMGGVGPMQGQAGVFLKYAPEKIPFAIARYQNETKRLYSVLDRRLGEAKYLGGNELSIADIATWPWVNVHDWVEISLDDFPNLKRWDEELAKRPAFIKGKDIPNKVEYKKDEEELKKKGQAILGK